GCTACGGCAGCGACTCGTCCTGCAACAGCTCGGACGGGGTCCTCGTCAACTTCAGCGCCATTTACAACAAGATGAACAACGGCGTCGCCGAGAAGCCGCTGTCTGGGAGCACCAACCTCAACAGCTCCACCGACcactcctgcacctcctccgtGTCCGAGGCGCCCGGGAACAGGACAGACTGTGGAACGGCCGGGGCCTTCTACCTGGACCTCCACTCCTCCCCGACGGAGCCCCCcctcacgcagcagcagccctcCTGCGTCGGCAGCGCCTTCCCTCGCGTCCGTGAGCCCCAcctgtcgtcctcctccacctgctcctgctccgtgGAGCACCAGGGAGCTCTTGACCTGGACGCCAACTGCAACTCCTACCACCCTCTGCATTCCGGCTCTTCTGGGGACCTCGCGTCCTGCCTGCAGAGCCAGGCCCGCCTCGTCGTCGCTACCCAAAACTACTACAAGCTGGTCACCTGCGACCTTTCGTCCCAGTCGTCTCCAAGTCCGGCAGGCTCGTCCGTCAACAGCTGCTCCGATGAGCACGGCAAGGGCAGCCCCACCCCGACTCAGCCCAGCGAGTACTTCCTGTTCAGGCAGCGAGCTGATGAGGAGGgcattgaggaggaggaggaggatggagaggcgTCCAGGGTAAGAAACGATGTTTGACCCAGTGTTCCATGTAAAACATCCAAACGGTGCAGTGAAGGGAAATGGCCTGGTCTCAGTCTGGCACCGGCTCATTCTAGACCACAGCCACTGTCTGGGTTTATCTGCTATCATCATGGCCCAGGATTATTTCATGTGGGGTTGAAGGGTATTAATACGCGTCTGTAGCAGAGTCACTGGGTCGATCTGGCTTAAAAGCACTTTCAACAGAAtatttgactgcttttttgtctcctccttttccctcaTTCAGCgagacgatgacgatgatgaggatgaagaggaggatgagaggaagaggagtgagCAGCAGGCACCTGGCGGTGGCGCTGAGGGTGCGGCGGCTCTGATCCAGGGCCAGGTGTACGTCAACCTCTCCCCTCCTGACGCCCGGGCAGTGGCTGAAGGCGGAGCCTCTTCAGGAACTCGTCCGCGCTCTCGCAGCTACGACCGCAACCTGGACAAGTCCCCGCCCCCTCGGCTCGGCTCTCTGGAGCGCATGTTGAGCTGCCCGGTCCGGCTCAGCGAGGGCGGCGCCGCcccggctccgccccctcctcctcgagTCACCTCCTTCGCGGAGATCGCCAGGAGTAAAAGACGAAACGGAGGCGCAGCCGGCGGGTCGCCCTCCACGAAAGCAGCCGCAGACCTGTGCTCCtccacccactcccactcctCCGTGGATTTCTCTCCGATCCCAGAGCAGCGCGTGGAGGCCGACTGCGAGAGTCCGCCCCCCGTCCCGTTCACCAGGTGTTACAGCCAAGGCAGCATGGAGCGACACCTGGAGGGGGCGAGGGAGCCGCGCGCCCATGCTGAAGGTACGTTGGCACTGGTGCCTAAGTCGACAACACAGCGCGTGACGAGCCTCCACATGTGTGACTTCAAGCCCCGTCCAGGTTTTAAAATGTCTATGCCGACGTGAGCAGAGTTGGGAACCGAGGGTTGAAGTGGGTCGAGTGTGTTCTGAATAACAATGACGGTGCAGAAAACCTcattgtgtgtgcgcgcgcgtgtgcaagtgtgtgcgcgcgcgtgtgcaaGTGTGTGCCCGTgcgtgtgcaagtgtgtgtgagcgtgcatgtgtgagcgtgcgtgtgtgtgtgcgtgcgtgtgtgagcatgcgtgtgagtgtgcgcgtgcgtgtgtgtgtgcgtgtgtgtgtgtgcgcgcgcgcgtgtgcgagcgtgtgcacgtgcgtgcgtgcgtgtgtgtgtgaaagcatgcgtgtgcgtgtgcgtgtgtgtgtgtggtgtgtgtgtgtgtgtgtggtgtgtgtgcgcgtgtttgtggtTACATACATTGTTCCAACTCGACACAAACAAGGGCTGGTTGACATGTACCACGTCTTCAGAGGCAGTTTGCGTTCGCAGTCAGAACCAGGCAGAATACTGATCCAGTCCTGCCTTTAAGACACTTCATGCACAGGAGTCTAAGATGCTGGAACATGATGCTGCTTCCAGTTCATCAGTTCAAACAGTTACAAATGGTCAGAGTGGTGAAGGAGGTGAACGTGAACGAGCCCTCGATCAGGTGCAGCtgatgttgtctgtgtgtgtgtgtgtgtgtgggggggggggtgttagacGCCAGCATCACCTTATAAAGCTGAGTCTCAGCTGCTGGACTGTGTGTCCTGCTAAGATAAACACACGCAGGCATCGGGTGCTTGGAATTCCAGGTCTGGACCTTCTGAGGGAGCCGCCCCCCgctgagaggaagagcagcCCAGGGTCCAGAGTCATATTAATGCTGGTTTTCATGGCTTGTGGAGTGTTGTAGGAAAGAAAGAGTTACGTTTACAGACATGATGAGCATTTGACTAATTGTAACATTGTGTTGATGGAATGATTAATTATGTCAAGAGAATTTTCAGTTAAAGTTCTGTGTTGTTTCATgagtaatgtgttttttttaaaccttttttgGGCTTTaaaacagtgaagcagctgttggACGGATATTTTTGCCAATGTGTCTTTTTCCATAGATAATATGATAGTGAGATAATATGAAGGTGAGAGTGGATGAAATTAGGTCATGCTTGTTTCAGATACAGAGAAGGTCTGTGATGATTTACGATCACACGAAGCCACTGCAACTTGGGAGTACGCACGTATGCATTATTCATGGGCCTTCACTTCAGTCAGCTGCGTTGTTCACCACAGCCTCTTAAAACGGAGCAGGCTCACGAACGAGACGccgggagctgaggaggaaaagcttGAGGAACGGTGGGATGCGAGGAGAGAACGCAGAGGACGACAGCGttaggaggatgaggaggagcaggaggatgaggaggagaatgaggaggaggagagtgaggagggtgaggagagtgagtgaggaggaggaggaggaggaggagagtgaggagggtgaggaggatgaggagggtgaggatgaggagggtgaggaggaggatgacggaGCAGATCGCAGACGCAGGGAGGGAGCGTTCCTCCCCCCTGCTGGGTGTGagctcccctccctcctgcagcagctcaacgcTGCCACCCAGAGGCGGTCGGCGGCGCTGGTCTGATGGCTCAGACGGCTCAGATGGCTCCGTGGGCCACGCTCACAAATAGGTTGCGCAACACGGCGCACGTCACGCTGACCCAAGTGTCGCGCACCGTTCTGGACCTGACGGCGCGTAAACAAAACAGAGCGAAGCCATAGCAGAGAAGAGAACGAGCCTGCCGTCGCTGGTGTGTCTCCaggtggtgtgcgtgtgtgtgtgcgtgtgcgtgtgcgcgtgcgcgcgtgtgtttgcttgtgtgtttgcttgtgtgtgcgtgtgtatgtgtgcgtgtgtgtgtgcgcgtgtgtgtttgcgtgtgtgtgtgtgtgtttttgcatgtgtgtgtgtgtgtttgcgcgtgtgtgtgtgtgtgtgtttgcgtgtgtgtgtgtttgcgtgtgtgtgtgtactgctgtctgtctgtctgtgataaCGCGTGTTGAGCTTTGACTCATGACTGCGCAGTTTTCTCTGTGCTTGAGTTTCAGTTCATCACAAGCGTGATTGTGGGTTTGTGCTGTTGGTTGgaagttaaaaatgtaaagagcTTGATTCCTATTGTGCATTTGAGGATTCattgcagtctgtctgctggtcTGCAGGCGGCCTCTCCTCCGCTCACGGACGCCCAGCTGTGGTGCGCTACACCAAGGAGCAGCGCCCCACCACGCTCCCCATCCAGCCCTTCACCTTCCACCACCAGTTCGCCTCCAAACCCCCGCAGCCCAAgcccctgctgccgctgctctctGGACCCGCCTCTGGTATGCAGgcccgctccagctccagctccagctccagctctggttcCGGTTCTGGAGGTCCGGTGGGAGCGGAGAGCGAGGCTGCGTCTGCCAGCCGGCTGCAGGGGCCGGTGGGGgcttcagcacctcctcccggctccgttcGGCCTTCGCCGCTGGGGAGCTACTCCCCGGTccgcctgcagggggcgcccAGCTCTGgaacctgctccacctgcacgcCCAGCCCTCAGCCCCCCCACAGCCGCTCCTGCCCCCTCTCTGCCGGCCTCGGCCCGGCCCAAAGCCCAGCGGCAGGGAAGCAGAAGGAGGCCTCGCTGCCccgcactcctcctcctcctccgtccttaGGGGCCAAGAGAGGCCTGGTTCCGCCCCTGTTGCCAGCTGTGCAGGGCCACTGCTTCCATCATGGAGCTCTGCCCAGTTTACCAGCTCTACACAGTGACGCGCTGAGCCCCACTGGGGCCCGGACACACAATGGTAGGTTCTCAAAGGTTTGGCTCATTTATGAGTCATTGGTTGGACTGTTGCGATGTTTAAAGGCTCAGTCAGCAGAGAATCCTGCCTACATCAGTTCAGCCCCACTCCAGTTCCTCTGTTCaccttcttctgttttttccaACTTCAGGATTTCtttcctgcagctgtgattctctgttCACATTAACCTGAATTTAAATGGAGTTAGTTGCAACCAAGTTGAAGCCCCTGGTTGTGATGCAGATCTTCCGTCTGCCCAGGATGTGACCGCTcactcttctcttcttctccttcttgtctTTCACCCCTCCCTCCATGCATGTCCTCCTTCCACCCTCCACGTCCTCTGTCCATCCACTAACCTGACACCTCCCCCCACGCAGCGCATCACCTCTCCCCTCAGGCTCTCAAATGGAGGGAGTACCGGCGACGAAACCCGCTCGGGGTGGAGCGGGTGTGTGGGTCAGCGCCGCTGTCTGCCAGCCTGGAGcccaggaggggggggggcccGCGGGGGGCCAGGCGCAACGTCTTCGATTTCCCCTCCGCTCCCTCCAACCACACGGGCGGACGACCCAATGGTGCTGATTGCTGTGTTGTCGTGGTTGTGTAATGCAGAACTATTTCTAATTGAAGTGCTTTGAAGGGATTCTATTGTTTGAGGGGAGAGTCAGGGAGCGTTATTGCAGCAGGTTTCAGGACTTCTGGCTCTGTAGGCTGTGGTACAACGGCTGtgactgactctgtgtgtgtgtgtgtgtgtgtgtgtgtgtgtgtgtgtgtgtgtgtgtgtgtgtgtgtgtgtgtgtgtgtgtgtgtgtgttttgcgcgtgtgtgtgtgtgtttttgcgcgtgtgtgtgtgtgtttttgtgtttttgtgtgtgtgtgtgtgtttgtgtgtgtgtgtttttgcgcgtgtgtgtgtgtgtgtttttgcgtgtgtgtgtgtgtgtgtgtgtgtttttgcgcgtgtgtgtgtgtgtgtgtctgtgtgtgtgtgtctttgtgtgtgtgtgtgtctgtgtgtgtgtgtgtgtgtgtgtgtctgtgtgtgtgtgtctgtgtgtgtgcgtctgtgtgtgtgtgtgtgtctttgtgtgtgtgtgtgtgtgcgtgtgcgtgtctgtttgtgtgtgtgtgtctgtgtgtgcgtgtctgtgtgtgtgtgtgtgtctttgtgtgtgtgtgtgtgtgtgtgtgtctttgtgtgtgtgtgtgtgtgtgtgtgtgtgtgtgtgtgtgtgtgtgtgtgtgtgtgtgtgtgtgtgtgtctgtgtgtgtgtgtgtgtgtgtgtgtgcgccagcagctggaccctcggctaagctgcagcagagccacgaCTTCCTGCCCGACTACTTCTCGCTGACAGAGAAGCCGCCGGAGGAGTTCTGCCTCTCCCCCGATgcctccacctcgtcctcctgctcgtcctcaCAGTCCCACATCTCCGTGGATCTCGCTCAGAAGAGAGGTGAGCTCATGTGTCATCAGTCAGACTCAATGTGTCACTGAGCTTTTCATTCACTGCTGTCTGTATTTTCAGGCACAATTCATAGTCTCTATTAAATAGATTTAATGCCACGTCAAAGATAAATATGTATGATTTTTATCATGTATTTATTTCTGTAATATGTAAAGTAGTTTCACAGTcgcatgactttaagcagaactCAGCCTGTGTCTGCTCCGTGTTCTTGACTCATGAACCACTTTAATCTGTGCAGAATCGCCTCCACAAAAGCTGAAAGAATTTTAATAACAGGACGTAAGTGCAGGCGACATTGAATGCGAATCCAACATTACTGCGTAATGAGTGAAGTGGTTTTCAGTAGCATGGTGCTTGAATCTAGTGGCTCTCGTTGGAAAGTGGCTCCTCGACCATGAGAACAGGCCTGAAGCAGGTTGAAGCCAAGTCCAGATTCGTTTCGGGGTCATGAGGTTTGAACTCACTGCACCAGCGCCTGAAGCTTCTCTACTGAGCCTCAGTTTAAATCTGAATGACTCCCTCCTGCAAAAGAGGGCAAATGATGCAAAGGTCGCGTGTGGCTCTGAATGTGACTGACTCTGTTCCTCACGTTAACTTCAGGTCTGGTGAAAGCAGTCAACACGGCTGTGGATCTGATTGTGGCGCACTTCGGAACCAGCCGGGACCCAGATGTGAAGGTAGGAGACGAGCAGGAGAGCTGGAAGCTCCGTGAGGAGGATCAGAACCTAAAAGCCTTTAGCAGCTGTGCTTCACTGGTTTCACCGACAGATGGCGCCGTCACACGGCTCACGTTGCCTTTCTACTAGTGTTTATCTGATCAGAGCTCATAGGTCTGACTTTGATTGACACGATGAAGCTTGTTTCTCAGTTATAGCAGCAATGAAGCGGCAACACGTCTTATAGAAACATGTCGTGTGTCTTTTCCCTTGAAGGCCAAGCTGGGGAACAGCTGGGTGAGCCCCAACGTGGGCCACCTCATCCTGAAGTACCTGTGTCCGGCCCTGCATGAGGTGCTGCAGGACGGGCTGAAGGCCTACGTTCTGGACCTGATCATCGGTCAGCGGCGCTGCCGGCCCTGGAGCCTGGTGGAGGCGTCCACGCAGCTGGGTGAGAGCAGGAAACTAggcgtgtgagcgcgtgtgagATCAGTGCCGGCGATAACGGTCTGCGTCTGTTCCTCCGTGTGGGCCCGGTTCTGTAGGCCCGTCCACACGTGTCCTCCACAGTTTGTTCAGCAAAGTGAGCCAGTTCTCGGAGCTCACCAGCCACAGCATGAGACTGAACGCCTTCATCCTGGGCCTGTTGAAGTAAGTCACAGGATTTTACCATCAGTGTTTCATAAAAGTCGAGCTCAGGACTCagtgaaggaaaacaaactgttAGATGGCGAGTGATGTGGTGTTTCTCTATGGAGCAGTGATGCTGCTACAGTTGATACATGTGCTTCACGCTTTCAGCCTGAAGTCTCTGGAGTTTTGGTTCAATCATCTCTACACACATGAAGGTAACGCAGCGTTTCCCAAACCTCCCTCACGTCTGCTTCTTCTCAAGCTCcttctgactgtgtctctgtctgttctccAGACATTATAGCCTCTCACTACAGCCAGGGGGGGTTCCTCCCCCTGTCGCAGGGGCCCTGCCGGCCCCTGTTTgaggagctgctcctcctgctgcagcctctgtcgCTCCTCCCCTTCGACCTGGATCTTCTGTTCGAGCCGCATCTCCTCCAAAAAGGCCAGGAGCATCTGCGCCGCAAGGAGCAGCTGTGCTCTGCAGGCCACAGCCTCCACCAGTCCACCCGCTCCACCTTCCAGCTCATGAGAGGCTGGAGCGCCACCGTGAGCGAAATGGTCAGGGAAGAACGGGGGGGGGTCAGACGGGAGGGAACGTGGCCGAGGACGGAAGGAGTCGGGTCCCGAAAAGATGGAGCGGCAGGAAAACCGAGGGTGAGGAGCGAGAGCGTGTCTGTCAGACAGGAGGCGGTGGAAGCAGGGTTTGCTGATGTGTGGAGGGAAAGGGGCGCGAGCGGGCAAAGAGTGAAAGGCGTGGGGCAGGAGAGCCACGGAGAAGGCCAAGACCGACGAGGCGAGGACAggagcagccacagagagaaGGACGCGGGGCGCCAGCGCCACCACAGGCAGGCGGGCTGGTGGTACCAGCTGATGCAGTCCTCACAGGTCTACATCGACCAGTCCACAGAGGGCTCCAAGTTCGTCAAGGCGGACAAGAGGAAGAAGTCCTCCGAGAGGCGCCACGGCCACGCCCCCCCCGCCAGGGAGGGCGTGGTGGAGGGGGCGGAGTCAGGCCACGAGGGCGGCGACCACACAAGCGCAgggagcagcggcagctccgGACCCAGGGGACGGCCCTCCTGGATGGGGAGCCCCCCGGAGTCGGTTctgaaccaggaccaggacccgAAGCCTGCAGAGCCgcccggcaccggcaccggcaccggggcCCAGAGCCCCTCGCACGGCCAGAGTTTACGCTGGGGCCGGCTCTTCGGGTCCACCGTGGGCTCGTGTTCCAGAGcagagggggcggagccgcGGGCGAAGGCAAAGGCGAAGGCTCCAAAGACCAGGTGAGTGAACGGATTCCAA
Above is a window of Betta splendens chromosome 9, fBetSpl5.4, whole genome shotgun sequence DNA encoding:
- the rusc2 gene encoding AP-4 complex accessory subunit RUSC2 isoform X1, whose translation is MDSPPKLSGETLIVHHIPLVHCQVSAGRQGSCGASLKRSNPFSPPENLGLSRTTSLPERDVLQREALLYSSLIQTSSGSWASHNGGRERKGGGRGGSTASDDSSFTSSNSEEQMMITAHTLPRAKPRNRNPLRRNPFLLNAEDDEEEEEEEDGDNLSGYLEDSSFHLHSDTNCALDDGTASFHLHELGFASEPFLLHGSAGGGSRESLRGIGFSDLDFLGLERQRRHGSSCSNMSVDWGEDEEEDHPMRCGRSSKTGSSSSSSSTNHCSCCALSHNHPQRFPEAFSEPFSECHQGYGSDSSCNSSDGVLVNFSAIYNKMNNGVAEKPLSGSTNLNSSTDHSCTSSVSEAPGNRTDCGTAGAFYLDLHSSPTEPPLTQQQPSCVGSAFPRVREPHLSSSSTCSCSVEHQGALDLDANCNSYHPLHSGSSGDLASCLQSQARLVVATQNYYKLVTCDLSSQSSPSPAGSSVNSCSDEHGKGSPTPTQPSEYFLFRQRADEEGIEEEEEDGEASRRDDDDDEDEEEDERKRSEQQAPGGGAEGAAALIQGQVYVNLSPPDARAVAEGGASSGTRPRSRSYDRNLDKSPPPRLGSLERMLSCPVRLSEGGAAPAPPPPPRVTSFAEIARSKRRNGGAAGGSPSTKAAADLCSSTHSHSSVDFSPIPEQRVEADCESPPPVPFTRCYSQGSMERHLEGAREPRAHAEGGLSSAHGRPAVVRYTKEQRPTTLPIQPFTFHHQFASKPPQPKPLLPLLSGPASGMQARSSSSSSSSSGSGSGGPVGAESEAASASRLQGPVGASAPPPGSVRPSPLGSYSPVRLQGAPSSGTCSTCTPSPQPPHSRSCPLSAGLGPAQSPAAGKQKEASLPRTPPPPPSLGAKRGLVPPLLPAVQGHCFHHGALPSLPALHSDALSPTGARTHNAHHLSPQALKWREYRRRNPLGVERVCGSAPLSASLEPRRGGGPRGARRNVFDFPSAPSNHTGGRPNAAGPSAKLQQSHDFLPDYFSLTEKPPEEFCLSPDASTSSSCSSSQSHISVDLAQKRGLVKAVNTAVDLIVAHFGTSRDPDVKAKLGNSWVSPNVGHLILKYLCPALHEVLQDGLKAYVLDLIIGQRRCRPWSLVEASTQLGPSTRVLHSLFSKVSQFSELTSHSMRLNAFILGLLNLKSLEFWFNHLYTHEDIIASHYSQGGFLPLSQGPCRPLFEELLLLLQPLSLLPFDLDLLFEPHLLQKGQEHLRRKEQLCSAGHSLHQSTRSTFQLMRGWSATVSEMVREERGGVRREGTWPRTEGVGSRKDGAAGKPRVRSESVSVRQEAVEAGFADVWRERGASGQRVKGVGQESHGEGQDRRGEDRSSHREKDAGRQRHHRQAGWWYQLMQSSQVYIDQSTEGSKFVKADKRKKSSERRHGHAPPAREGVVEGAESGHEGGDHTSAGSSGSSGPRGRPSWMGSPPESVLNQDQDPKPAEPPGTGTGTGAQSPSHGQSLRWGRLFGSTVGSCSRAEGAEPRAKAKAKAPKTRPPSDWLGLDRSVLDLVGQTILAGSGRKAEPQATPPQPQNTEPRLPPCRVRTLCHHIATEPGQLSFNKGDVMQVLSKADPDWLLCSLGSTQGLVPIIYVTLSSAEDVRRSAGPKL
- the rusc2 gene encoding AP-4 complex accessory subunit RUSC2 isoform X2, producing the protein MDSPPKLSGETLIVHHIPLVHCQVSAGRQGSCGASLKRSNPFSPPENLGLSRTTSLPERDVLQREALLYSSLIQTSSGSWASHNGGRERKGGGRGGSTASDDSSFTSSNSEEQMMITAHTLPRAKPRNRNPLRRNPFLLNAEDDEEEEEEEDGDNLSGYLEDSSFHLHSDTNCALDDGTASFHLHELGFASEPFLLHGSAGGGSRESLRGIGFSDLDFLGLERQRRHGSSCSNMSVDWGEDEEEDHPMRCGRSSKTGSSSSSSSTNHCSCCALSHNHPQRFPEAFSEPFSECHQGYGSDSSCNSSDGVLVNFSAIYNKMNNGVAEKPLSGSTNLNSSTDHSCTSSVSEAPGNRTDCGTAGAFYLDLHSSPTEPPLTQQQPSCVGSAFPRVREPHLSSSSTCSCSVEHQGALDLDANCNSYHPLHSGSSGDLASCLQSQARLVVATQNYYKLVTCDLSSQSSPSPAGSSVNSCSDEHGKGSPTPTQPSEYFLFRQRADEEGIEEEEEDGEASRRDDDDDEDEEEDERKRSEQQAPGGGAEGAAALIQGQVYVNLSPPDARAVAEGGASSGTRPRSRSYDRNLDKSPPPRLGSLERMLSCPVRLSEGGAAPAPPPPPRVTSFAEIARSKRRNGGAAGGSPSTKAAADLCSSTHSHSSVDFSPIPEQRVEADCESPPPVPFTRCYSQGSMERHLEGAREPRAHAEGGLSSAHGRPAVVRYTKEQRPTTLPIQPFTFHHQFASKPPQPKPLLPLLSGPASGMQARSSSSSSSSSGSGSGGPVGAESEAASASRLQGPVGASAPPPGSVRPSPLGSYSPVRLQGAPSSGTCSTCTPSPQPPHSRSCPLSAGLGPAQSPAAGKQKEASLPRTPPPPPSLGAKRGLVPPLLPAVQGHCFHHGALPSLPALHSDALSPTGARTHNAHHLSPQALKWREYRRRNPLGVERVCGSAPLSASLEPRRGGGPRGARRNVFDFPSAPSNHTGGRPNAGPSAKLQQSHDFLPDYFSLTEKPPEEFCLSPDASTSSSCSSSQSHISVDLAQKRGLVKAVNTAVDLIVAHFGTSRDPDVKAKLGNSWVSPNVGHLILKYLCPALHEVLQDGLKAYVLDLIIGQRRCRPWSLVEASTQLGPSTRVLHSLFSKVSQFSELTSHSMRLNAFILGLLNLKSLEFWFNHLYTHEDIIASHYSQGGFLPLSQGPCRPLFEELLLLLQPLSLLPFDLDLLFEPHLLQKGQEHLRRKEQLCSAGHSLHQSTRSTFQLMRGWSATVSEMVREERGGVRREGTWPRTEGVGSRKDGAAGKPRVRSESVSVRQEAVEAGFADVWRERGASGQRVKGVGQESHGEGQDRRGEDRSSHREKDAGRQRHHRQAGWWYQLMQSSQVYIDQSTEGSKFVKADKRKKSSERRHGHAPPAREGVVEGAESGHEGGDHTSAGSSGSSGPRGRPSWMGSPPESVLNQDQDPKPAEPPGTGTGTGAQSPSHGQSLRWGRLFGSTVGSCSRAEGAEPRAKAKAKAPKTRPPSDWLGLDRSVLDLVGQTILAGSGRKAEPQATPPQPQNTEPRLPPCRVRTLCHHIATEPGQLSFNKGDVMQVLSKADPDWLLCSLGSTQGLVPIIYVTLSSAEDVRRSAGPKL
- the rusc2 gene encoding AP-4 complex accessory subunit RUSC2 isoform X3, which encodes MDSPPKLSGETLIVHHIPLVHCQVSAGRQGSCGASLKRSNPFSPPENLGLSRTTSLPERDVLQREALLYSSLIQTSSGSWASHNGGRERKGGGRGGSTASDDSSFTSSNSEEQMMITAHTLPRAKPRNRNPLRRNPFLLNAEDDEEEEEEEDGDNLSGYLEDSSFHLHSDTNCALDDGTASFHLHELGFASEPFLLHGSAGGGSRESLRGIGFSDLDFLGLERQRRHGSSCSNMSVDWGEDEEEDHPMRCGRSSKTGSSSSSSSTNHCSCCALSHNHPQRFPEAFSEPFSECHQGYGSDSSCNSSDGVLVNFSAIYNKMNNGVAEKPLSGSTNLNSSTDHSCTSSVSEAPGNRTDCGTAGAFYLDLHSSPTEPPLTQQQPSCVGSAFPRVREPHLSSSSTCSCSVEHQGALDLDANCNSYHPLHSGSSGDLASCLQSQARLVVATQNYYKLVTCDLSSQSSPSPAGSSVNSCSDEHGKGSPTPTQPSEYFLFRQRADEEGIEEEEEDGEASRRDDDDDEDEEEDERKRSEQQAPGGGAEGAAALIQGQVYVNLSPPDARAVAEGGASSGTRPRSRSYDRNLDKSPPPRLGSLERMLSCPVRLSEGGAAPAPPPPPRVTSFAEIARSKRRNGGAAGGSPSTKAAADLCSSTHSHSSVDFSPIPEQRVEADCESPPPVPFTRCYSQGSMERHLEGAREPRAHAEGGLSSAHGRPAVVRYTKEQRPTTLPIQPFTFHHQFASKPPQPKPLLPLLSGPASGMQARSSSSSSSSSGSGSGGPVGAESEAASASRLQGPVGASAPPPGSVRPSPLGSYSPVRLQGAPSSGTCSTCTPSPQPPHSRSCPLSAGLGPAQSPAAGKQKEASLPRTPPPPPSLGAKRGLVPPLLPAVQGHCFHHGALPSLPALHSDALSPTGARTHNAAGPSAKLQQSHDFLPDYFSLTEKPPEEFCLSPDASTSSSCSSSQSHISVDLAQKRGLVKAVNTAVDLIVAHFGTSRDPDVKAKLGNSWVSPNVGHLILKYLCPALHEVLQDGLKAYVLDLIIGQRRCRPWSLVEASTQLGPSTRVLHSLFSKVSQFSELTSHSMRLNAFILGLLNLKSLEFWFNHLYTHEDIIASHYSQGGFLPLSQGPCRPLFEELLLLLQPLSLLPFDLDLLFEPHLLQKGQEHLRRKEQLCSAGHSLHQSTRSTFQLMRGWSATVSEMVREERGGVRREGTWPRTEGVGSRKDGAAGKPRVRSESVSVRQEAVEAGFADVWRERGASGQRVKGVGQESHGEGQDRRGEDRSSHREKDAGRQRHHRQAGWWYQLMQSSQVYIDQSTEGSKFVKADKRKKSSERRHGHAPPAREGVVEGAESGHEGGDHTSAGSSGSSGPRGRPSWMGSPPESVLNQDQDPKPAEPPGTGTGTGAQSPSHGQSLRWGRLFGSTVGSCSRAEGAEPRAKAKAKAPKTRPPSDWLGLDRSVLDLVGQTILAGSGRKAEPQATPPQPQNTEPRLPPCRVRTLCHHIATEPGQLSFNKGDVMQVLSKADPDWLLCSLGSTQGLVPIIYVTLSSAEDVRRSAGPKL
- the rusc2 gene encoding AP-4 complex accessory subunit RUSC2 isoform X4, with product MDSPPKLSGETLIVHHIPLVHCQVSAGRQGSCGASLKRSNPFSPPENLGLSRTTSLPERDVLQREALLYSSLIQTSSGSWASHNGGRERKGGGRGGSTASDDSSFTSSNSEEQMMITAHTLPRAKPRNRNPLRRNPFLLNAEDDEEEEEEEDGDNLSGYLEDSSFHLHSDTNCALDDGTASFHLHELGFASEPFLLHGSAGGGSRESLRGIGFSDLDFLGLERQRRHGSSCSNMSVDWGEDEEEDHPMRCGRSSKTGSSSSSSSTNHCSCCALSHNHPQRFPEAFSEPFSECHQGYGSDSSCNSSDGVLVNFSAIYNKMNNGVAEKPLSGSTNLNSSTDHSCTSSVSEAPGNRTDCGTAGAFYLDLHSSPTEPPLTQQQPSCVGSAFPRVREPHLSSSSTCSCSVEHQGALDLDANCNSYHPLHSGSSGDLASCLQSQARLVVATQNYYKLVTCDLSSQSSPSPAGSSVNSCSDEHGKGSPTPTQPSEYFLFRQRADEEGIEEEEEDGEASRRDDDDDEDEEEDERKRSEQQAPGGGAEGAAALIQGQVYVNLSPPDARAVAEGGASSGTRPRSRSYDRNLDKSPPPRLGSLERMLSCPVRLSEGGAAPAPPPPPRVTSFAEIARSKRRNGGAAGGSPSTKAAADLCSSTHSHSSVDFSPIPEQRVEADCESPPPVPFTRCYSQGSMERHLEGAREPRAHAEGGLSSAHGRPAVVRYTKEQRPTTLPIQPFTFHHQFASKPPQPKPLLPLLSGPASGMQARSSSSSSSSSGSGSGGPVGAESEAASASRLQGPVGASAPPPGSVRPSPLGSYSPVRLQGAPSSGTCSTCTPSPQPPHSRSCPLSAGLGPAQSPAAGKQKEASLPRTPPPPPSLGAKRGLVPPLLPAVQGHCFHHGALPSLPALHSDALSPTGARTHNAGPSAKLQQSHDFLPDYFSLTEKPPEEFCLSPDASTSSSCSSSQSHISVDLAQKRGLVKAVNTAVDLIVAHFGTSRDPDVKAKLGNSWVSPNVGHLILKYLCPALHEVLQDGLKAYVLDLIIGQRRCRPWSLVEASTQLGPSTRVLHSLFSKVSQFSELTSHSMRLNAFILGLLNLKSLEFWFNHLYTHEDIIASHYSQGGFLPLSQGPCRPLFEELLLLLQPLSLLPFDLDLLFEPHLLQKGQEHLRRKEQLCSAGHSLHQSTRSTFQLMRGWSATVSEMVREERGGVRREGTWPRTEGVGSRKDGAAGKPRVRSESVSVRQEAVEAGFADVWRERGASGQRVKGVGQESHGEGQDRRGEDRSSHREKDAGRQRHHRQAGWWYQLMQSSQVYIDQSTEGSKFVKADKRKKSSERRHGHAPPAREGVVEGAESGHEGGDHTSAGSSGSSGPRGRPSWMGSPPESVLNQDQDPKPAEPPGTGTGTGAQSPSHGQSLRWGRLFGSTVGSCSRAEGAEPRAKAKAKAPKTRPPSDWLGLDRSVLDLVGQTILAGSGRKAEPQATPPQPQNTEPRLPPCRVRTLCHHIATEPGQLSFNKGDVMQVLSKADPDWLLCSLGSTQGLVPIIYVTLSSAEDVRRSAGPKL